One window of the Terriglobales bacterium genome contains the following:
- the mltG gene encoding endolytic transglycosylase MltG, whose amino-acid sequence MRFLLKLLLLMVLTAGLWLAYGLLLPVGPTGEKFVMLRPGSSARAIAYKLRDQGVIRNASAFLLLHAVRSRSLKAGEYRFDHPANALEVYDRVARGDIYVHTVVIPEGYNIFDVANAIELAGLASKKDFLNVVQDPSLIRDLDPQAPSLEGFLFPDTYEFTRTQSARDMAAAMTHRFRQEAKAIGLTADMHRVVTLASIVEKETAVAEERPLVAGVYLNRIQRRIGLDADPSVIYASLLAGRYTGVIRVSDLQYDSPYNTYKYAGLPPGPIANPGRTALQAAMHPAATGYLYFVSDNQGRHRFANSLEEHSKNVAAYRRGQGGR is encoded by the coding sequence TTGCGGTTCCTGCTCAAACTCCTCCTGCTGATGGTGCTGACGGCCGGGTTGTGGCTGGCCTACGGGCTGCTGCTGCCGGTGGGCCCGACCGGGGAGAAGTTCGTGATGCTGCGTCCCGGCTCGAGCGCGCGCGCCATCGCCTACAAACTCCGCGACCAGGGTGTGATCCGCAACGCCTCCGCCTTCCTGCTCCTGCATGCCGTCCGATCGCGTTCGCTCAAGGCCGGCGAGTACCGCTTCGACCATCCCGCCAACGCGCTCGAGGTCTATGACCGGGTCGCGCGCGGCGACATCTACGTGCACACGGTGGTGATTCCCGAAGGCTACAACATCTTCGACGTCGCCAATGCCATCGAACTGGCGGGGCTGGCAAGCAAGAAGGATTTCCTGAACGTGGTCCAGGACCCTTCGCTGATCCGCGACCTCGATCCCCAGGCGCCCTCGCTCGAGGGATTCCTGTTTCCCGACACTTACGAGTTCACCCGCACCCAGTCGGCACGTGACATGGCCGCCGCCATGACCCATCGCTTCCGCCAGGAGGCGAAGGCCATCGGCCTGACCGCCGACATGCATCGCGTGGTCACGCTGGCCTCGATCGTGGAGAAGGAGACGGCGGTAGCGGAGGAGCGGCCGCTGGTGGCCGGCGTGTACCTCAACCGCATCCAGCGGCGCATCGGCCTGGACGCGGACCCCAGCGTGATCTATGCCTCGCTGCTGGCCGGCCGCTACACCGGAGTGATCCGCGTCTCCGACCTGCAATACGACTCGCCGTACAACACCTACAAGTACGCCGGTCTGCCGCCGGGACCGATCGCAAATCCCGGGCGGACGGCTCTCCAGGCAGCCATGCATCCGGCCGCGACCGGCTACCTCTATTTCGTCAGCGACAACCAGGGCCGCCATCGCTTCGCCAATTCGCTGGAAGAACACTCAAAGAATGTGGCGGCGTACCGCCGGGGCCAGGGTGGGCGCTGA